In the genome of Asterias amurensis chromosome 16, ASM3211899v1, one region contains:
- the LOC139948706 gene encoding calpain-7-like codes for MFFSDYSQNYGDGGPDDSADPEFSERLRASSSASSAAEGDVLIRDAMEFATNATQCDRAGQYQTAIFYYAEAIQAMYNASLADPNLNLAERYSDYIKRVRELHQIVQRNSGSAMTPVKSEEQVASERANFLLKQAFEEDEQGNTEEATELYLNAAEMCIGAAKSSTSGNTKTKLNRLAKQALDRAEDLKKKNEPVLNLPEPPSSLPALSMSDKPDRTTPRSSPHPSPKPSHRNTPDTRNGSGSIPGSSSVGSNDGRLTALGGRGGPTGGGRGGGGGGSYSAEEIAVLRKTSYINNREFLPFMSQADLKEKFAFSIPFTDKLGKLALAGKQKDRLAKWARPSDFCSDPQMIFAVSAFSIKQTIVQDCSFLASLAISANYERRFKHSLITKIIYPQDKQGKPLYNPCGKYMVILHLNGVKRKIIIDDYLPMDKHGALLCSFSNNRNELWVSLLEKAYMKVMGGYDFPGSNSNIDLHALTGWIPERVAIRLNSTEFDQNKLFAKLKDRFHKGDVLATMATGVMSDAEGDRAGLVPTHAYAMLDIREIMGKKLLQLKNPWSHLRWKGRFSEGDEGSWTPELQKALNFDPKNAQQFDNGVFWIDLDSLCHFFDVVYMNWNPRLFPYTYVIHNTWKAGEGPKKDNFNISNNPQYRLDIRGTGAVWVLLTRHITDKDDFADNKEFITLLVYKGGKKVFYPNDPPPHIDGTRINSPHYLCKMLLQEKSIFSVVVSQFEKSNNIHYSLRVYSTCEFKLSKMPEPYTSTKQITGEWKGRTAGGCANSRSTFTNNPIYQVTLQDKTKGNYFMIDLKGPRDYHVGFEIVVIASDGPGTTAFNKQMTGDYRRGFTILQLEDLPGGTYNIRPTTFSAGQEGPFFLTLSASCQMKVAQLQ; via the exons ATGTTCTTTTCTGACTATTCACAGAATTACGGGGATGGTGGCCCCGATGACAGCGCGGACCCTGAATTCAGTGAGAGATTACGGGCCAGTTCGTCGGCATCGTCTGCTGCTGAAGGGGACGTATTGATACGAGATGCAATGGAGTTTGCTACCAATGCTACACAGTGTGATCGAGCTGGCCAGTATCAAACTGCTATATTTTATTATGCT GAAGCAATCCAAGCTATGTACAATGCATCTCTGGCTGATCCCAATCTCAATCTTGCTGAACGGTATTCAGATTACATCAAGCGAGTCCGGGAACTACACCAGATTG TTCAGAGGAATTCTGGCTCAGCGATGACCCCAGTGAAGTCTGAGGAACAAGTGGCATCCGAGAGGGCAAACTTCCTCCTCAAGCAAGCATTTGAAGAAGATGAACAAGGGAACACTGAGGAGGCTACAGAGTTGTATCTTAATGCTGCCGAAATGTGCATTGGAGCG GCCAAATCCAGCACGTCAGGAAATACAAAGACAAAGCTCAACCGACTCGCCAAGCAAGCCCTGGACAG AGCTGAAgacttgaagaagaaaaatgagCCAGTACTGAATCTTCCAGAGCCTCCATCTTCCCTTCCAGCTCTCTCTATGAGCGACAAGCCTGACAGAACAACTCCTCGCTCATCACCCCACCCATCACCAAAACCATCCCACAGAAATACCCCTGATACAAGAAATGGTAGTGGCTCAATTCCAGGCAGTTCCAGTGTTGGGTCTAATGATGGGCGGTTGACTGCATTAGGAGGAAGGGGTGGTCCAACTGGAGGAGGGAGGGGAGGAGGTGGAGGGGGCTCGTATTCAGCTGAGGAGATTGCTGTGTTAAGGAAAACTTCCTACATCAATAACCGTGAATTTCTTCCGTTCATGTCGCAAGCCGACTTAAAAGAAAAGTTTGCCTTTTCAATTCCTTTCAC GGATAAACTTGGTAAGCTAGCCTTAGCCGGTAAGCAGAAGGATCGATTAGCCAAGTGGGCACGACCATCAGATTTCTGCTCCGATCCGCAAATGATATTTGCAGTGTCTGCTTTCAGTATAAAACAG ACAATTGTCCAAGATTGCTCCTTCCTTGCCTCGCTAGCCATCTCAGCAAACTACGAGAGACGGTTCAAGCATAGCCTTATTACTAA AATAATTTATCCACAAGACAAGCAAGGGAAGCCGCTTTATAACCCTTGTGGAAAGTACATGGTCATCCTTCATCTGAATGGAGTCAAGAGAAAG ATCATTATCGACGACTATCTGCCGATGGATAAACATGGCGCCCTCTTGTGCTCGTTCTCCAACAACCGCAATGAATTGTGGGTGTCGTTGCTTGAGAAGGCCTACATGAAGGTCATGGGGGGTTATGATTTCCCAGGATCCAATTCG AATATTGACCTCCACGCACTGACTGGTTGGATACCTGAACGAGTAGCGATTCGACTCAACTCAACTGAGTTTGATCAGAACAAACTCTTTGCCAAGCTCAAGGATCGCTTCCACAAGGGAGACGTCTTGGCTACCATGGCAACGGGAGTGATGTCAGACGCAGAGGGAGACCGTGCAGGACTGGTACCCACACACGCCTATGCTATGCTCGATATACGGGAAATAATG GGCAAGAAGTTACTACAACTCAAGAATCCTTGGAGTCATTTAAGATGGAAGGGACGATTCTCAGAAGGAGATGAGGGGAGCTGGACTCCAGAACTACAAAAAGCTCTCAACTTTGACCCTAAGAATGCTCAACAATTTGATAATG gTGTGTTTTGGATTGATCTTGATTCCCTCTGTCATTTCTTTGACGTTGTCTACATGAACTGGAACCCTCGACTCTTTCCTTATACATATGTCATCCACAA CACATGGAAGGCAGGAGAGGGCCCCAAGAAGGACAACTTCAACATCTCGAACAATCCCCAGTACAGACTTGATATACGAGGAACTGGTGCAGTGTGGGTCCTACTGACAAGACATATTACAGATAAG gacgACTTTGCTGACAACAAGGAGTTCATCACCTTGCTAGTCTACAAAGGAGGCAAAAAGGTCTTCTATCCAA ACGATCCTCCTCCTCACATTGATGGAACCAGAATCAACAGTCCCCACTACCTCTGTAAGATGCTCCTTCAGGAGAAGAGCATTTTTAGTGTCGTCGTCTCACAGTTTGAGAAGAGTAACAACATTCACTACTCCCTAAGG GTTTACAGCACGTGTGAATTCAAACTCAGTAAGATGCCAGAGCCTTACACAAGTACCAAACAG ATAACTGGTGAATGGAAAGGCCGAACAGCCGGTGGTTGTGCCAACTCTAGAAGTACTTTCACAAATAACCCAATCTACCAGGTGACCTTGCAAGACAAGACGAAGGGAAACTACTTCATGATTGACCTCAAAGGACCCAG GGATTATCATGTAGGTTTTGAGATCGTTGTGATTGCATCGGATGGTCCAGGGACGACTGCATTCAATAAACAGATGACCGGTGACTACAG GCGTGGGTTCACCATCTTGCAACTCGAGGATCTACCTGGAGGAACGTATAACATCAGACCAACGACGTTCAGTGCAGGACAGGAGGGTCCGTTCTTTCTTACTCTATCGGCGTCCTGCCAGATGAAGGTAGCGCAGCTTCAATGA
- the LOC139948707 gene encoding ly6/PLAUR domain-containing protein 6-like gives MLPSWPLGIKQWLSPVLFYVVLMSTCSAPTEPTLIFSYDDSTPFPNAIKCFTCTDKKSNRECNERAYDAFCPKGTKYCYSSHYLNQKSGESILVNKKCALQEECTVNAVGCKDTSTKHVQRCVSCCEGTQCNFWSPHNSTTAVFSTVTPLNSAPQHTIPNVILIVTLTLLTTLLTLAT, from the exons ATGCTTCCTTCTTGGCCACTGGGCATCAAGCAGTGGTTATCACCGGTGCTCTTCTATGTAGTGTTAATGTCCACATGCAGTGCACCGACCGAACCAACGTTAATATTCTCCTATGATGACA GTACACCATTCCCCAATGCAATTAAGTGCTTCACGTGCACGGATAAGAAGAGCAATCGAGAGTGTAACGAGAGAGCATACGATGCGTTCTGCCCCAAGG GCACCAAGTACTGCTACTCATCCCACTACCTGAATCAGAAATCAGGAGAAAGTATTTTAGTCAACAAGAAATGTGCATTACAAGAGGAATGTACAGTGAATGCTGTCGGCTGTAAAGACACCAGCACTAAGCATGTACAG AGATGTGTCTCATGCTGTGAAGGAACCCAGTGTAACTTCTGGTCTCCGCATAACTCAACGACGGCCGTCTTCAGTACGGTAACACCTCTTAATTCAGCACCACAACACACAATACCCAACGTCATATTAATAGTAACGCTAACTCTCTTAACAACATTACTAACGTTAGCGACATAA